In Crassostrea angulata isolate pt1a10 chromosome 4, ASM2561291v2, whole genome shotgun sequence, one genomic interval encodes:
- the LOC128179478 gene encoding b(0,+)-type amino acid transporter 1-like — translation MSNKLGNDVIVQPEVAVPRRLGLSSGIAFVVGTIIGSGIFISPKGVLLGTGSVGLCIVAWGLSAAISFCGALVMAELGLLLPRSGGSYVYLHKAFGNFPAFLFVWVSAVVIGPAAQLVKSLTVAEYISRAALDECQRTKGWTKLTAAVVIISVAIVNVLSVRLAARTQVLFSVIKVGGLLVIIGGGIYSLVKGNYGILESGFEASNTELSGIASALYSGLWAFGGWGNLNYAMEELKKPQRNLPLSIGVSMLTVFFIYMLVNVSYFTLLTKDEFLSSWAVGVTWAEKLFGGGAIFVPIIVACSVFGSANGGAFVNSRMIFAAARDRNFPSLLCYLNVHSLIPTPSVILMTVLALIYLVLPGNVGSILNLTGFIVWGTYGLIMVAHIVFKFQKDTKDTPRVVRVPIFVSLVVLVTCVYLVVAPFLDGVKMEYVFAFSVLVVGVFIYFPFIYFRFSVPGSGFLYSFLQLFLEISPPSDILQ, via the exons atgtcCAACAAATTAGGAAACGATGTAATCGTTCAACCGGAAGTGGCTGTTCCTCGCCGACTGGGGCTGTCGAGCGGTATTGCGTTCGTTGTTGGGACAATCATAG GGTCGGGGATCTTCATTTCCCCAAAAGGAGTGTTACTGGGTACCGGATCTGTGGGTCTGTGTATAGTGGCCTGGGGACTCTCGGCAGCCATCTCATTCTGTG GGGCGCTGGTGATGGCGGAACTTGGACTTCTCCTGCCCCGGTCTGGTGGATCCTATGTCTACCTCCACAAAGCCTTCGGGAACTTTCCAGCGTTTCTGTTCGTCTGGGTCAGTGCTGTTGTTATTGGACCTGCTGCTCAACTCGTTAAAAGTCTGACAGTGGCTGAGTATATTTCCCGCGCAGCTCTGGACGAGTGCCAGCGGACCAAGGGATGGACGAAACTGACGGCGGCAGTTGTTATTA TCAGCGTAGCCATTGTCAACGTTCTGAGTGTCCGTCTGGCGGCGCGGACGCAGGTGTTGTTCTCCGTCATCAAAGTGGGCGGATTACTCGTCATCATCGGCGGAGGAATATACTCTCTTGTTAAAG GTAATTATGGAATACTGGAATCTGGCTTCGAAGCGTCTAACACAGAACTATCGGGGATCGCATCGGCTCTGTACAGCGGACTCTGGGCTTTTGGTGGATG GGGAAACCTAAATTATGCGATGGAAGAGTTGAAAAAACCTCAAAG GAACCTGCCACTGTCCATCGGTGTGTCCATGTTGACCGTGTTCTTTATTTACATGCTGGTCAACGTGTCCTACTTCACTCTGCTCACCAAAGACGAGTTTCTGTCCTCATGGGCAGTAGGTGTG ACCTGGGCGGAGAAGCTGTTTGGAGGAGGAGCTATCTTTGTTCCCATCATCGTGGCCTGTTCTGTGTTTGGGTCGGCCAATGGCGGAGCGTTTGTAAATTCCAG GATGATCTTTGCAGCAGCGAGGGACCGGAACTTTCCATCCCTGCTGTGCTATCTGAACGTTCATTCCTTGATCCCGACACCCTCCGTTATCTTGATG ACCGTGCTTGCTCTTATTTACCTGGTTCTGCCTGGTAACGTGGGCTCCATCTTGAACCTGACCGGATTTATCGTGTGGGGGACTTACGGACTCATCATGGTGGCACACATTGTGTTTAAATTCCAGAAGGATACCAAAGACACTCCAAGAGTAGTCAGG GTCCCAATCTTTGTCTCCCTCGTCGTGCTGGTCACGTGTGTATACCTCGTGGTCGCCCCTTTTCTGGACGGAGTAAAGATGGAGTACGTTTTCGCCTTTTCCGTTCTTGTTGTAGGAGTCTTCATTTACTTCCCTTTTATTTACTTCCGCTTTTCTGTTCCAGGAAGTG GATTTTTGTACAGTTTCCTTCAGCTGTTCCTAGAGATATCTCCTCCCTCCGATATACTCCAATGA